From the Kogia breviceps isolate mKogBre1 chromosome 3, mKogBre1 haplotype 1, whole genome shotgun sequence genome, one window contains:
- the UBR7 gene encoding putative E3 ubiquitin-protein ligase UBR7 isoform X1, with product MAGAEEPAGRQSELEPVVSLVDVLEEDEELENEACAVLGGSDSEKCSYSQVQKWRKGSVKRQALYACSTCTPEGEEPAGICLACSYECHGSHKLFELYTKRNFCCDCGNSKFKNLECKLFPDKAKINCGNKYNDNFFGLYCICKRPYPDPEDEIPDEMIQCVVCEDWFHGRHLGAVPPESGDFQEMVCQACMKRCSFLWAYAAHLAVTKVTAEDDGLVLNVDAVGDQEVIQPENGAHHDGALKEDVPEHGKAAEKEVKAEQMNEPCTSSSSEADLQTAFKNQHLNTESQSGCRLQELKAKQFIKKDTATYWPLNWRSKLCTCKDCMKMYGDLDVLFLTDECDTVLAYENKGKVDQAADRRDPLMDTLNSMNRVQQVELICEYNDLKTELKDYLKRFADEGTVVKREDIQQFFEEFQSKKRRRVDGLQYYCS from the exons ATGGCCGGAGCCGAGGAGCCCGCTGGGCGGCAGTCGGAGCTGGAGCCTGTGGTATCGTTGGTCGACGTACTTGAGGAGGACGAGGAGCTGGAGAATGAGGCGTGCGCCGTCCTGGGCGGCAGCGACTCGGAGAAGTGCTCCTACTCGCAG GTACAAAAATGGAGAAAG GGCTCAGTAAAGAGACAAGCACTATATGCCTGTAGTACCTGCACCCCAGAGGGAGAAGAACCAGCAGGAATTTGCCTAGCTTGCAGTTATGAATGTCATGGAAGTCATAAACTTTTTGAGCTATACACAAAAAG AAATTTTTGTTGTGATTGTGGAAACAGCAAGTTTAAAAATTTGGAATGCAAATTATTTCCC GACAAAGCAAAGATAAATTGTGGCAATAAGTACAATGACAACTTTTTTGGATTGTACTGCATTTGCAAGAGACCTTATCCTGATCCTGAAGATGAG ATTCCAGATGAGATGATCCAGTGTGTAGTCTGTGAAGACTGGTTCCATGGAAGG CATCTTGGTGCCGTTCCCCCTGAGAGTGGAGATTTCCAAGAGATGGTGTGCCAGGCTTGCATGAAACGCTGTTCTTTCTTGTGGGCTTATGCTGCACATTTGGCAG TAACCAAAGTAACTGCTGAAGATGATGGGTTGGTGCTGAATGTTGATGCGGTAGGTGACCAGGAAGTTATCCAGCCTGAAAATGGAGCTCATCATGATGGTGCTCTCAAAGAGGATGTTCCAGAACATGGAAAGGCTGCTGAGAAGGAAGTTAAAGCAGAGCAGATGAACGAACCATGTACCAGCTCTAGTTCTGAAGCTGATCTCCAG ACAGCATTTAAGAATCAACATCTAAACACAGAATCACAGTCTGGCTGCAGACTTCAGGAGCTTAAAGCTAAGCAGTTTATAAAGAAAGACACCGCCACCTATTGGCCCCTGAACTGGCGTAGCAAGTTATGTACCTGCAAAGACTGTATG aaaatgtatggCGATCTAGATGTCCTGTTCCTGACAGATGAATGTGACACAGTTCTGGCTTATGAAAACAAAGGCAAGGTTGACCAGGCAGCTGACAGGAGAGACCCTCTAATGGACACCCTTAACAGCATGAACAGAGTCCAGCAAGTGGAACTTATTTGTG AATACAATGACTTGAAGACTGAACTTAAAGACTATCTCAAGAGATTTGCTGATGAAGGCACA GTGGTTAAGAGAGAGGACATCCAGCAGTTCTTTGAAGAATTTCAGtcaaagaagagaagaagagtGGATGGGTTGCAGTATTATTGCAGCTAG
- the UBR7 gene encoding putative E3 ubiquitin-protein ligase UBR7 isoform X3, with product MGTSLNIQKHVFLYEDITDPLLVEQTAVTFPGSVKRQALYACSTCTPEGEEPAGICLACSYECHGSHKLFELYTKRNFCCDCGNSKFKNLECKLFPDKAKINCGNKYNDNFFGLYCICKRPYPDPEDEIPDEMIQCVVCEDWFHGRHLGAVPPESGDFQEMVCQACMKRCSFLWAYAAHLAVTKVTAEDDGLVLNVDAVGDQEVIQPENGAHHDGALKEDVPEHGKAAEKEVKAEQMNEPCTSSSSEADLQTAFKNQHLNTESQSGCRLQELKAKQFIKKDTATYWPLNWRSKLCTCKDCMKMYGDLDVLFLTDECDTVLAYENKGKVDQAADRRDPLMDTLNSMNRVQQVELICEYNDLKTELKDYLKRFADEGTVVKREDIQQFFEEFQSKKRRRVDGLQYYCS from the exons ATGGGGACCTCATTAAACATACAAAAGCATGTCTTCCTGTATGAAGATATTACCGACCCACTATTAGTAGAACAGACGGCAGTTACTTTTCCA GGCTCAGTAAAGAGACAAGCACTATATGCCTGTAGTACCTGCACCCCAGAGGGAGAAGAACCAGCAGGAATTTGCCTAGCTTGCAGTTATGAATGTCATGGAAGTCATAAACTTTTTGAGCTATACACAAAAAG AAATTTTTGTTGTGATTGTGGAAACAGCAAGTTTAAAAATTTGGAATGCAAATTATTTCCC GACAAAGCAAAGATAAATTGTGGCAATAAGTACAATGACAACTTTTTTGGATTGTACTGCATTTGCAAGAGACCTTATCCTGATCCTGAAGATGAG ATTCCAGATGAGATGATCCAGTGTGTAGTCTGTGAAGACTGGTTCCATGGAAGG CATCTTGGTGCCGTTCCCCCTGAGAGTGGAGATTTCCAAGAGATGGTGTGCCAGGCTTGCATGAAACGCTGTTCTTTCTTGTGGGCTTATGCTGCACATTTGGCAG TAACCAAAGTAACTGCTGAAGATGATGGGTTGGTGCTGAATGTTGATGCGGTAGGTGACCAGGAAGTTATCCAGCCTGAAAATGGAGCTCATCATGATGGTGCTCTCAAAGAGGATGTTCCAGAACATGGAAAGGCTGCTGAGAAGGAAGTTAAAGCAGAGCAGATGAACGAACCATGTACCAGCTCTAGTTCTGAAGCTGATCTCCAG ACAGCATTTAAGAATCAACATCTAAACACAGAATCACAGTCTGGCTGCAGACTTCAGGAGCTTAAAGCTAAGCAGTTTATAAAGAAAGACACCGCCACCTATTGGCCCCTGAACTGGCGTAGCAAGTTATGTACCTGCAAAGACTGTATG aaaatgtatggCGATCTAGATGTCCTGTTCCTGACAGATGAATGTGACACAGTTCTGGCTTATGAAAACAAAGGCAAGGTTGACCAGGCAGCTGACAGGAGAGACCCTCTAATGGACACCCTTAACAGCATGAACAGAGTCCAGCAAGTGGAACTTATTTGTG AATACAATGACTTGAAGACTGAACTTAAAGACTATCTCAAGAGATTTGCTGATGAAGGCACA GTGGTTAAGAGAGAGGACATCCAGCAGTTCTTTGAAGAATTTCAGtcaaagaagagaagaagagtGGATGGGTTGCAGTATTATTGCAGCTAG
- the UBR7 gene encoding putative E3 ubiquitin-protein ligase UBR7 isoform X2 — protein MAGAEEPAGRQSELEPVVSLVDVLEEDEELENEACAVLGGSDSEKCSYSQGSVKRQALYACSTCTPEGEEPAGICLACSYECHGSHKLFELYTKRNFCCDCGNSKFKNLECKLFPDKAKINCGNKYNDNFFGLYCICKRPYPDPEDEIPDEMIQCVVCEDWFHGRHLGAVPPESGDFQEMVCQACMKRCSFLWAYAAHLAVTKVTAEDDGLVLNVDAVGDQEVIQPENGAHHDGALKEDVPEHGKAAEKEVKAEQMNEPCTSSSSEADLQTAFKNQHLNTESQSGCRLQELKAKQFIKKDTATYWPLNWRSKLCTCKDCMKMYGDLDVLFLTDECDTVLAYENKGKVDQAADRRDPLMDTLNSMNRVQQVELICEYNDLKTELKDYLKRFADEGTVVKREDIQQFFEEFQSKKRRRVDGLQYYCS, from the exons ATGGCCGGAGCCGAGGAGCCCGCTGGGCGGCAGTCGGAGCTGGAGCCTGTGGTATCGTTGGTCGACGTACTTGAGGAGGACGAGGAGCTGGAGAATGAGGCGTGCGCCGTCCTGGGCGGCAGCGACTCGGAGAAGTGCTCCTACTCGCAG GGCTCAGTAAAGAGACAAGCACTATATGCCTGTAGTACCTGCACCCCAGAGGGAGAAGAACCAGCAGGAATTTGCCTAGCTTGCAGTTATGAATGTCATGGAAGTCATAAACTTTTTGAGCTATACACAAAAAG AAATTTTTGTTGTGATTGTGGAAACAGCAAGTTTAAAAATTTGGAATGCAAATTATTTCCC GACAAAGCAAAGATAAATTGTGGCAATAAGTACAATGACAACTTTTTTGGATTGTACTGCATTTGCAAGAGACCTTATCCTGATCCTGAAGATGAG ATTCCAGATGAGATGATCCAGTGTGTAGTCTGTGAAGACTGGTTCCATGGAAGG CATCTTGGTGCCGTTCCCCCTGAGAGTGGAGATTTCCAAGAGATGGTGTGCCAGGCTTGCATGAAACGCTGTTCTTTCTTGTGGGCTTATGCTGCACATTTGGCAG TAACCAAAGTAACTGCTGAAGATGATGGGTTGGTGCTGAATGTTGATGCGGTAGGTGACCAGGAAGTTATCCAGCCTGAAAATGGAGCTCATCATGATGGTGCTCTCAAAGAGGATGTTCCAGAACATGGAAAGGCTGCTGAGAAGGAAGTTAAAGCAGAGCAGATGAACGAACCATGTACCAGCTCTAGTTCTGAAGCTGATCTCCAG ACAGCATTTAAGAATCAACATCTAAACACAGAATCACAGTCTGGCTGCAGACTTCAGGAGCTTAAAGCTAAGCAGTTTATAAAGAAAGACACCGCCACCTATTGGCCCCTGAACTGGCGTAGCAAGTTATGTACCTGCAAAGACTGTATG aaaatgtatggCGATCTAGATGTCCTGTTCCTGACAGATGAATGTGACACAGTTCTGGCTTATGAAAACAAAGGCAAGGTTGACCAGGCAGCTGACAGGAGAGACCCTCTAATGGACACCCTTAACAGCATGAACAGAGTCCAGCAAGTGGAACTTATTTGTG AATACAATGACTTGAAGACTGAACTTAAAGACTATCTCAAGAGATTTGCTGATGAAGGCACA GTGGTTAAGAGAGAGGACATCCAGCAGTTCTTTGAAGAATTTCAGtcaaagaagagaagaagagtGGATGGGTTGCAGTATTATTGCAGCTAG